The Arabidopsis thaliana chromosome 5, partial sequence genomic interval TTGGCAACCTTGGCTTCACCTTAGAGCCTGGTTTGGAAACACTGCCTGTACCTCTTTGTTCTGAAACTCCTGTCCTTTCTCTGCCAACTGACTCTACAAAGTTGTCAGAAAGGTACTAACAAACGtgatcttatatatatatatatatatatttgttactgCAAGTTTTGCTTGTGTATGGATAAATTTGAAGCTCTAGAGATATACCTAAGGACAATCATTCGATCTTGCTAGGTCCGCAGCTTCTCCAGCGTTAGAGACTGGAATTCCTCTCCCTCCCCAAGATGAAGATTACTTGATTAATTTGGGAAATAGTGTGGAGAACAATGATGAATTAGTCCCACATCTGAGTGACATACCAGCTGATGAACAACCTTCATCAGATTCAAGAGCGCTGGTTCCAGTTTTGGCCTTGGAATCCGACGCTCTTGCACTTGTTCCAGTTAACGAGAAACCTAAGCGTACAGAGCTTTCACAACGCAGAACCAGGAGACCATTCTCTGTTACAGAGGTAGAAGCTCTAGTAAGCGCAGTTGAAGAAGTTGGGACTGGAAGGTAAAAAGACTGGTTTGGTTGATGAGGGTTATTAATACAATAATTTGGTTATGTGGTCAAACTAATGATAGATATTCTTATTTCACAGATGGCGTGATGTGAAGTTGCGTTCTTTTGAGAATGCAAGTCATCGAACCTATGTGGACTTGAAGGTATGAGAACACATATCAGAAACTGGTCAAACACACTTTTGAGTCTTAGCCACTACATAAATGGTTCCAATAACTTTGTGATTTGTTGCAGGACAAATGGAAAACGTTGGTTCACACAGCAAGTATATCACCACAGCAACGAAGAGGAGAACCAGTGCCTCAAGAACTGCTAGACAGAGTCTTAGGAGCACATAGGTACTGGACACAGCACCAAATGAAACAGAACGGGAAACATCAGGTGGCTACAACAATGGTGGTTGAAGCAGGTTCGTCCATGTAAAGAAGGAGAATGGTAATAACAATAACTTTCACTTGACGACTAAGGAACCAAAGTGGGCAACTGTACAAAGggaaacaacaaaatacaGAAACATACTTAATTTCTGAAAAGAAGagtctatatttttattttttttaaatcatagCTGGTAGAAACAAGACGTTCCTTGACACTTTTGGTTACTTTTATGGTAAGTCTGTTCATTCCAAATTTctaattgatttgattatgtAATTTGGTGGTAGGACCATGGAAAAAGGGGAAATGTAATTTTAGacaattcttttatttttttgttcatcattCCATTCAATCTAATATCTATGGACTATGGCAGTGACTGGTTTTCATCAATCTCTAAACCATTTGACAATACTTTGTCGGCCATCGTCTTTCCTTCGTTCACATTGGgttctaaatattttggattctATTGAGAATGGGGTTTTGGATTAACAGGGCCCAACTACTAAAGTTGGCTTGCTGCACTTTTGCCACAATCCCtctcaaattatttatttagcAGTAAAACACCAAATTTAATCTTGGTTACACAATATaatattaaccaaaataaacaaagaagattcAATTCAACTaaacaccaaaacaagaaaatccTCGATTGATTgtcacattaaaaaaaaaaaatgtttctttatcTAAATAATTTGGATTCGAAATTTTTAGCCACTTACATAATAGAACCATCAATTCCCAACAAATTAGGTCTACTAAATAGATTACTTTCGGAAGACGACTATTGCGCGCGATTTTTCAATATCTGCATAGATTTGATCCACTTCTCCACGAGTATGATACATTTGCCCTAATGGATCATAAAAATACTGCACAttgaaaactaaacaaatattaaaatctgtTATATTATAATGTACATTGaaattaaatgataaaaatgtgtgatatatataaacacacacatatagaATGAAGAATCATATATGCAGTAAAAGCTAagagttgacaaaaaagaagaagtaaaaactAGGATAAAAACTAACATTTGAGTGAGCTTGAGATTTAGAGAAGAAACTATATGCATGTGCATACATTTTTCTTGACTCGGGTCTCGAAACTATACTTTAATCATACTTGccaaatcaaacatatattatcttgaaaaatgaatacaattctcatagaaagagagattctATCCCAAAACATAGATTACTAATTCTTAAAACTAATGAATTTTTTGCGGTGACAATAGAAGGTGAGTCTagtaaaaaaatctaaatcaaCATGACAAGAACAACTAAACTACTACCACTTAGTTGATAGCATGTTAATTTtccatcaaaagaaaataatagttACCCGGTAGAGTCGGTCATAGACCTTAAGACGCTCCTCAGCGATCCAACCAGAACGAAGCCAGTTGTAACGAGGACATGTATTATCAAACACAGTAGAAGACGTATTG includes:
- a CDS encoding uncharacterized protein (unknown protein; Has 30201 Blast hits to 17322 proteins in 780 species: Archae - 12; Bacteria - 1396; Metazoa - 17338; Fungi - 3422; Plants - 5037; Viruses - 0; Other Eukaryotes - 2996 (source: NCBI BLink).), translated to MEAESSSSGHRRQKRPRQKRSSDVISYESSVANLSREGKETLMIVSRRRQLNKIPNTSSTVFDNTCPRYNWLRSGWIAEERLKVYDRLYRYFYDPLGQMYHTRGEVDQIYADIEKSRAIVVFRK